A genome region from Sardina pilchardus chromosome 22, fSarPil1.1, whole genome shotgun sequence includes the following:
- the LOC134070191 gene encoding interferon-induced protein with tetratricopeptide repeats 5-like, producing the protein MNPSDIALRAKLLQLECHFTWDLTKESADLSDLQTRLEEQIELDLGKKAGAIRSYCILAYVRYLQGFPDDALTNLLKSVEKGREYHGDDCERFLIVTYGNLAWLHYHRGSYSQSENYLEKLVGIKEKFPTGSPTVVHPDVYGQKGWTYLKFTRKYYERAKQCFEKALELEPEESEWNAGYAIALYRTEDYNTRPEDSLAVRQLRRAIELNPEDAVLKVLLGLRLAVFKKHNEAGRLIEEALEMDPSNPHVIRYVGKYLRHSGSVDDSIALFKRAVERTNDSAFLHHQLALCYRSKKNDLFRTGGAWGKKREVRQLIAQCIHHLQLATTLKSNFILAMADLALHYAENEEIARAEKMFQDTFKAATENHEKVNVVHRFYGEFQQYHKKSEPLAIKHYKECLSLGFNTFEGSRSALSLKKMAEKRLDRDPTDGEAFGILGFIHRAEGEKRRALECYEKALQFDFNNDEYLSALCDLRLSLQ; encoded by the coding sequence CCCTTCTGACATAGCTTTGAGAGCTAAGCTACTGCAGCTGGAGTGTCACTTCACCTGGGATCTGACCAAAGAAAGTGCAGACCTGTCAGATCTTCAGACCAGGCTGGAGGAACAAATAGAGCTGGACTTGGGCAAGAAAGCTGGGGCAATCAGATCATATTGCATTTTGGCCTATGTCAGGTACCTGCAAGGATTCCCAGATGATGCCCTCACAAACTTGCTCAAATCAgtggagaagggaagggaaTACCATGGTGACGATTGTGAGCGATTTCTCATCGTCACCTATGGCAACCTTGCCTGGCTACACTATCACCGAGGATCATACTCCCAGAGTGAGAACTACTTGGAAAAGCTTGTGGGTATAAAAGAGAAGTTCCCCACTGGGTCACCGACCGTGGTTCACCCAGATGTCTATGGTCAGAAGGGCTGGACCTACCTCAAGTTCACCCGCAAGTACTACGAGAGAGCAAAGCAGTGTTTTGAAAAAGCCTTGGAGCTGGAGCCTGAGGAAAGTGAGTGGAACGCTGGTTATGCCATCGCTCTCTATCGCACAGAAGATTACAATACAAGACCAGAGGACTCGCTAGCGGTGAGGCAACTCCGACGAGCCATTGAGCTAAACCCAGAAGATGCTGTTCTAAAGGTGTTGCTTGGCCTGAGACTGGCTGTATTCAAAAAGCACAATGAGGCTGGGAGGCTGATTGAGGAAGCTCTTGAGATGGATCCTAGCAACCCCCATGTGATTCGCTACGTCGGGAAATATCTCCGCCACAGTGGCTCTGTAGACGATTCCATTGCACTGTTCAAGAGAGCTGTGGAGCGTACCAATGATTCGGCCTTCCTTCATCATCAGCTAGCTCTGTGCTACAGGTCGAAGAAGAATGACCTGTTCCGTACAGGAGGTGCCTGGGGTAAGAAACGTGAAGTCAGACAGCTTATTGCTCAGTGCATCCATCACCTGCAACTGGCTACAACACTGAAGTCTAACTTCATTTTAGCGATGGCTGATCTTGCCCTGCACTATGCGGAGAATGAAGAAATTGCCCGGGCAGAAAAGATGTTCCAGGACACATTCAAAGCAGCAACGGAGAACCACGAAAAGGTGAATGTGGTACACCGTTTCTATGGTGAGTTCCAGCAGTACCATAAAAAATCCGAACCACTAGCTATCAAGCACTACAAGGAGTGTTTGTCACTGGGGTTCAATACATTTGAAGGGAGTAGGAGTGCCCTTTCCCTGAAGAAGATGGCAGAGAAACGTCTGGACAGAGACCCCACAGATGGAGAAGCCTTTGGAATCCTGGGATTCATCCacagggcagagggagagaagcgtCGGGCATTGGAGTGCTACGAGAAAGCTCTGCAGTTTGATTTTAACAATGACGAGTATCTCAGTGCCCTGTGTGATCTTCGCTTGTCTTTGCAGTAA
- the LOC134070048 gene encoding interferon-induced protein with tetratricopeptide repeats 5-like codes for MNPSDIALRTKLLQLECHFTWDLTKESADLSDLQTRLEEQIELDLGKKAGAIRSYCFLAYVRYLQGFPDDALTNLLKSEEKGREYHGDDCEPFLIVTYGNLAWLHYHRGSYPQCESYLEKLVDIKEKFPPTASPTELHPDVYGQKGWTYLKWAHKYYERAKQCFEKALEQEPDESEWNAGYAIALYRTEDYNTRPEDSLAVKQLRRAIELNPEDAVLKVLLGLRLAVFKEHDEAERLIEEALEMDSSNPHVIRYVGKYFRKSGSVDRSIALLKRAVERTNNSAFLHHQLALCYKKKKTNLFYAGGAKGKGREVGQLIKQCIYHLQLATTLKSNFILAMAELALHYGQSKDIDRAEEMFQETFKAAKENHDNVQVVHHYYGEFQQYYNKSQALAIKHYKECMTLGFNTFQGSRSALSLKKMAEKRLDRNPTDGEAFGILGFVHRAEGEKRQALECYEKALQFDFNNDEYLSALCDLRLSLQ; via the exons ATGAA CCCTTCTGACATAGCTTTGAGAACTAAGCTACTGCAGCTGGAGTGTCACTTCACCTGGGATCTGACCAAAGAAAGTGCAGACCTGTCAGATCTTCAGACCAGGCTGGAGGAACAAATAGAGCTGGACCTGGGCAAGAAAGCTGGGGCAATCAGATCATATTGTTTTTTGGCCTATGTCAGGTACCTGCAAGGATTCCCAGATGATGCCCTCACAAACCTGCTCAAAtcagaggagaagggaagggaatACCATGGGGATGATTGTGAGCCATTTCTCATTGTCACCTATGGCAACCTTGCCTGGCTACACTACCACCGAGGATCATACCCCCAGTGTGAGAGCTACTTGGAAAAGCTTGTGGATATAAAAGAGAAGTTCCCCCCCACTGCGTCACCGACTGAGCTTCACCCAGATGTCTATGGTCAGAAGGGCTGGACCTACCTCAAGTGGGCCCACAAGTACTACGAGAGAGCAAAGCAGTGTTTTGAAAAAGCCTTGGAGCAGGAGCCAGATGAAAGTGAGTGGAACGCTGGTTATGCCATCGCTCTCTATCGCACAGAAGATTACAATACAAGACCAGAGGACTCACTAGCGGTGAAGCAACTCCGACGAGCCATTGAGCTAAACCCAGAAGATGCTGTTCTAAAGGTGTTGCTTGGCCTGAGACTGGCTGTATTCAAGGAGCACGATGAGGCTGAGAGGTTGATCGAGGAAGCTCTCGAGATGGATTCTAGCAACCCCCATGTGATTCGATACGTCGGGAAATATTTTCGGAAAAGTGGCTCCGTAGACCGCTCCATTGCACTGCTGAAGAGAGCTGTGGAGCGGACCAATAATTCGGCCTTCCTTCATCATCAGCTAGCTCTGTGCTACAAGAAAAAGAAGACAAATCTGTTCTATGCAGGGGGTGCCAAGGGCAAAGGACGTGAAGTCGGACAGCTTATCAAACAGTGCATCTATCATCTGCAATTGGCCACAACACTGAAGTCTAACTTCATTTTAGCCATGGCTGAACTTGCTTTGCACTACGGGCAGAGTAAAGATATTGACAGGGCCGAAGAAATGTTCCAGGAGACATTCAAAGCTGCAAAGGAGAACCACGACAATGTGCAGGTAGTGCACCATTACTATGGTGAGTTCCAGCAGTACTACAACAAATCCCAAGCACTAGCTATCAAGCACTACAAGGAGTGTATGACACTGGGGTTCAATACATTTCAAGGGAGTAGGAGTGCCCTTTCCCTGAAGAAGATGGCAGAGAAGCGTCTGGACAGAAACCCCACAGATGGAGAAGCCTTTGGAATCCTGGGATTCGTCCacagggcagagggagagaagcgcCAGGCATTGGAGTGCTACGAGAAAGCTCTGCAGTTTGATTTTAACAATGACGAGTATCTCAGTGCCCTGTGTGATCTTCGTTTGTCTTTGCAGTAA